The following is a genomic window from Corynebacterium incognita.
AGACCCCAGTGTTCCCGGCGCAACTGCGCAACCGAGCCGGAATCGTCGGCGCGGCGCTAGCCATGGACCAGGGCATGCGCCCGTAATCGATAAGCATCGTTTTAGCGCACCTCGTGCCACAGCACCAAACGAAGATCCTCTATACTGGGCGGTTGTTCATAACTTATGGGACCGCGCACCCCAATGAACTGTGGTTTATTCGGGGTTTCAGCGAGTACTAACCAGAACCTTTCTCGGTTTGACCTAGACTCACTCCCAGCGCGGAGACCGCAACAGTTAGCAAGTAAGGCGAAAGGGCGTACGTGGCAGCCACTGAATCTTCAGACAAAGCATTCGACGAGGGTGCACAGGATGACGCTTCGGCAGCGAAGCCCCCTGCCAAAAAGACGGCCAAGAAGGCCGCTAAGAAGGCAGTAAAGAAGACTGCCAAGAAGACGGCTAAAAAGACCGCCAAAAAGACGACTCGGAAGTCTGCCAAGAAGACGACCAAGAAGTCGGCGAAGAAGACTACTCGCAAGTCTGCCAAGAAGACCACCAAGGTGGCAGCTCAGGACGAAGATCTGACCCCAACCGAGGCACAAGAAGACGCTACTGACGTCAACCAGAACGAAGATGAGTTCGGTACGGATGCCTTGGAAGAGGATCAGGACTTCGATCCGACGTTGGAAGACGATGATGAGGACGAGTTCGGCGATGGCGAACCCGGCCTAGAGGACGACGGATTAGAAGAAGGCGACACCGAGGAGGAGGCCGCAGAGGCTGCCCGCGCGGCGGTCTGGGACGAGGACGAGTCCGCAGCATTGCGTCAAGCCCGCAAGGACGCGGAGCTGACCGCCTCTGCCGACTCCGTGCGCGCCTACCTTAAGCAGATCGGCAAGGTCGCCCTGCTGAATGCCGAGCAGGAGGTCTCCCTCGCCAAGCGCATTGAGGCGGGCCTGTACGCGCAGTACCGCATGGACGAGATGGCCGAGGACAAGGACGCCAAGCTCTCCCCGTCCGTCAAGCGCGATCTTCGCGCTATCGCCCGCGATGGGCGCAAGGCTAAGAATCACCTGCTGGAAGCCAACCTTCGCTTGGTGGTGTCGTTGGCAAAGCGCTACACCGGCCGCGGCATGGCATTCCTGGACCTCATCCAGGAGGGCAACCTCGGTCTCATTCGCGCGGTAGAGAAGTTTGACTACACCAAGGGCTACAAGTTCTCGACGTACGCCACCTGGTGGATCCGTCAGGCCATTACCCGCGCGATGGCTGATCAGGCTCGCACCATCCGCATTCCGGTGCACATGGTCGAAGTCATCAACAAGCTTGGCCGCATCCAGCGCGAGCTTCTGCAGGACCTGGGCCGTGAACCCACGCCGCAAGAGCTGGCTAAGGAAATGGACATCACCGAGGAGAAGGTGCTGGAGATCCAGCAGTACGCTCGCGAGCCCATTTCTTTGGACCAGACCATCGGCGACGAAGGCGATTCGCAGTTGGGCGACTTCATCGAGGATTCCGAGGCCGTCGTGGCCGTGGACGCTGTGTCCTTCACCCTCCTCCAGGACCAGCTCCAGGATGTGCTTACCACGCTATCCGAGCGCGAGGCGGGCGTCGTCCGCCTGCGCTTTGGGCTCACCGACGGCATGCC
Proteins encoded in this region:
- a CDS encoding RNA polymerase sigma factor codes for the protein MAATESSDKAFDEGAQDDASAAKPPAKKTAKKAAKKAVKKTAKKTAKKTAKKTTRKSAKKTTKKSAKKTTRKSAKKTTKVAAQDEDLTPTEAQEDATDVNQNEDEFGTDALEEDQDFDPTLEDDDEDEFGDGEPGLEDDGLEEGDTEEEAAEAARAAVWDEDESAALRQARKDAELTASADSVRAYLKQIGKVALLNAEQEVSLAKRIEAGLYAQYRMDEMAEDKDAKLSPSVKRDLRAIARDGRKAKNHLLEANLRLVVSLAKRYTGRGMAFLDLIQEGNLGLIRAVEKFDYTKGYKFSTYATWWIRQAITRAMADQARTIRIPVHMVEVINKLGRIQRELLQDLGREPTPQELAKEMDITEEKVLEIQQYAREPISLDQTIGDEGDSQLGDFIEDSEAVVAVDAVSFTLLQDQLQDVLTTLSEREAGVVRLRFGLTDGMPRTLDEIGQVYGVTRERIRQIESKTMSKLRHPSRSQVLRDYLD